In Janthinobacterium sp. 67, a genomic segment contains:
- a CDS encoding FUSC family protein, which yields MHYALNLRTFIYSHYFYLGLRVAIGLVGLTLLTLEISDSTTAMTVCIGALCTTLMDMPSPLRHKFNEMLASVLLCSAVTLLISLCGPVQWLLMTVLVLVSFLASMMVVYGKKSMPLQLAALFIMTMSMEHQMTWQQSFHHAGLFMLGGLIYLAYAMAIAWVLRHRIKQQVLAEALFELAAYIDIKADFYDTRFNLTEQFNKLVRHQSILADRQQASRDLILRSHKNSKDAIVVQVHVCMLDLYELILSTHTDYALLRQHLADSDVLKSLHDLAYKAARDIESVAYAVTRKRASYAQISYDKEWADIEAEIVRLQAKGDSAQEALATLRAQRNKIRAILKMIAELHLASQKVYDNVPFWSGADMAPFLSQQKYELKTLLANLRLDSPVFRFALRVSMAISVGLLIGHWLPYAAHSYWIVLTIVIILRPTFSMTRQRRADRIIGTIIGCVITAIVIRFVHSNIVLMAILFLSIVATPTFIYLRYRYTAIAVSLMILLQMHLVAPSNPNLVSERLIDTLIGAAVATVFSFVLANWEYQSLPRLVRQVLNVNLSYMQASFALLQGKCFDDFAYRIERKRLMDSLAALSSALVRMLDEPASKQRAVEDINLFIVQNYLLVAHVAALRSILGRHASQLPVTPVNALLGHSHTQVCLTLSRALDQLDNKAAISAPLTAPAAPPVSEVDWSGWPLVKRRIRLLQADADKIVVHSAAIVHIVAPR from the coding sequence ATGCACTACGCACTGAACCTGCGCACCTTTATTTACAGCCATTATTTTTACCTGGGCTTGCGCGTGGCCATCGGCCTGGTCGGCCTGACCTTGCTGACCCTGGAAATCAGCGACAGCACCACCGCCATGACGGTGTGCATCGGCGCCCTGTGCACGACCCTGATGGACATGCCCAGCCCGCTGCGCCACAAGTTCAACGAAATGCTCGCTTCCGTGCTGCTGTGCAGCGCCGTGACCTTATTGATCAGCCTATGCGGCCCCGTGCAGTGGCTGTTGATGACGGTGCTCGTGCTCGTCAGTTTTCTCGCCAGCATGATGGTGGTGTACGGCAAGAAATCCATGCCCTTGCAACTGGCCGCCCTGTTCATCATGACCATGTCGATGGAGCATCAGATGACGTGGCAACAATCATTCCACCACGCGGGCCTGTTCATGCTGGGCGGCCTGATCTATCTGGCCTACGCCATGGCCATCGCCTGGGTCTTGCGCCACCGCATCAAGCAGCAAGTGCTGGCCGAAGCCCTGTTCGAACTGGCCGCCTACATCGACATCAAGGCCGATTTCTACGACACGCGCTTCAATCTGACGGAACAGTTCAACAAGCTGGTGCGCCATCAAAGCATCCTGGCCGACCGCCAGCAGGCGTCGCGCGATTTGATTTTGCGCAGCCACAAGAACAGCAAGGACGCCATCGTCGTGCAAGTGCACGTGTGCATGCTCGATCTGTATGAACTGATCCTTTCCACGCACACGGATTACGCGCTGCTGCGCCAGCACCTGGCCGACTCCGACGTCTTGAAATCCCTGCACGACCTGGCCTACAAGGCGGCGCGCGACATCGAATCCGTCGCCTACGCCGTCACGCGCAAGCGCGCCTCGTATGCGCAGATCAGCTACGACAAGGAATGGGCCGACATCGAGGCGGAGATCGTCCGTCTGCAAGCCAAGGGCGACAGCGCGCAAGAAGCGCTGGCGACCCTGCGCGCGCAACGCAACAAGATACGCGCCATTCTGAAAATGATCGCGGAGCTGCATCTGGCCAGCCAGAAAGTGTATGACAACGTCCCGTTCTGGAGCGGCGCGGACATGGCGCCATTCCTGTCGCAGCAGAAATATGAACTGAAGACCCTGCTGGCCAACCTGCGCCTGGATTCGCCCGTGTTCCGCTTCGCCCTGCGCGTGTCGATGGCCATTTCCGTCGGATTGCTGATCGGCCACTGGCTACCGTATGCGGCGCACAGCTACTGGATCGTGCTCACCATCGTCATCATCCTGCGCCCTACCTTCAGCATGACGCGCCAGCGCCGCGCCGACCGCATCATCGGCACCATCATCGGCTGCGTGATCACGGCCATCGTCATCCGCTTCGTGCACAGCAATATCGTGCTGATGGCCATTTTATTCCTCTCCATCGTGGCCACGCCCACCTTCATCTATTTGCGCTACCGCTACACGGCCATTGCCGTGAGCCTGATGATCTTGCTGCAAATGCACCTGGTGGCGCCCAGCAACCCGAACCTCGTCAGCGAACGCCTGATCGATACCCTGATCGGCGCGGCGGTGGCCACCGTATTCAGCTTCGTGCTGGCCAACTGGGAATACCAGAGCCTGCCGCGCCTCGTGCGCCAGGTGCTGAATGTGAACCTGTCATACATGCAGGCCAGCTTCGCGCTGCTGCAGGGAAAATGTTTCGATGATTTCGCCTACCGTATCGAGCGCAAGCGATTGATGGACAGCCTGGCCGCGCTCAGCTCGGCACTCGTGCGCATGCTCGATGAACCGGCCAGCAAGCAGCGGGCAGTGGAAGACATCAACCTGTTCATCGTGCAAAATTACTTGCTGGTGGCCCACGTGGCGGCGCTGCGCTCCATCCTGGGGCGCCACGCGAGCCAGTTGCCCGTCACGCCCGTCAACGCCCTGCTTGGCCATAGCCATACGCAAGTGTGTCTGACCCTGTCGCGCGCGCTGGACCAGCTCGACAACAAGGCCGCCATCAGCGCCCCGCTGACGGCTCCTGCCGCCCCGCCCGTGAGCGAAGTGGACTGGTCGGGCTGGCCGCTGGTCAAAAGACGCATTCGCCTGTTGCAGGCCGATGCCGACAAGATCGTGGTGCATAGCGCGGCGATCGTGCATATCGTGGCCCCCAGATAA
- a CDS encoding M14 family zinc carboxypeptidase produces the protein MPPDLRTTYELGNHNQTTTWLECITFYQDLAARYPHVLHFEQIGLSDSGVPIHAGVVSADGVFDREQIKREGRTVFFNNNGIHPGEPEGIDACMAIVRDLCTQPERLAALGSTVLLFIPIYNVDGSLNRANTSRVNQDGPEQFGFRGNSRHLDLNRDFIKCDSLNAQVFNRLLASWDPDVMVDTHTSNGADYPYTMTLIHTQTDKLGNGLGPFLQDTMLPHIFAQMESAGWPTCPYVNPVKDSPDHGIAEFLEVPRFSTGFAALHHVIGFMPETHMLKPFADRYASMRALLDITMAFTVQHGEQIKQLRAQAKAAGRTQAQWPIHWAMNEEQPSTFPFKGYAATYTPSLLGDYQRLSYDRSQPWERDIAYYNRFDADVTVAAPKAYVVPQAWREVIERLRWNGVEMSRITAEQTVTARYYHITNVGTRATAYEGHMFHDTVELEARTGQFTVQAGDYVVSLEQDNARYAVETLEPEAHDSFFRWGFFNSVLEKKEAFSDYVFEDMASELLRDEPALAAKFAEWKAANPALLSNQEAVLDFIFAHCQRFAEPEWRRYPVIALM, from the coding sequence ATGCCACCAGACTTGCGCACGACCTACGAACTCGGTAACCACAACCAGACCACGACCTGGCTGGAATGCATCACCTTCTATCAAGATCTCGCCGCACGCTACCCGCACGTGCTGCATTTCGAACAGATCGGCCTGTCCGACTCGGGCGTGCCCATCCACGCTGGCGTCGTCAGCGCGGACGGCGTGTTCGACCGCGAACAGATCAAGCGTGAAGGCCGCACCGTCTTCTTCAACAACAACGGCATCCATCCGGGCGAACCGGAAGGCATCGACGCCTGCATGGCCATCGTGCGCGACCTCTGCACGCAGCCGGAACGCCTGGCGGCGCTGGGCAGCACCGTGCTGCTGTTCATTCCGATCTACAACGTCGATGGCAGCCTGAACCGCGCCAACACGTCGCGCGTGAACCAGGATGGCCCGGAGCAATTCGGCTTCCGCGGCAATAGCCGCCACCTGGACTTGAACCGCGACTTCATCAAGTGCGACAGCCTCAACGCGCAAGTGTTCAACCGCCTGCTGGCCAGCTGGGACCCGGACGTGATGGTCGACACGCACACGTCGAACGGCGCCGACTACCCGTACACGATGACCCTGATCCACACGCAGACGGACAAGCTGGGCAATGGCCTCGGTCCCTTCCTGCAAGACACCATGCTGCCGCACATCTTTGCGCAGATGGAAAGCGCCGGCTGGCCCACCTGCCCGTACGTCAATCCCGTCAAGGACAGCCCCGACCACGGCATCGCCGAGTTCCTCGAAGTACCGCGTTTCTCGACCGGTTTTGCGGCCTTGCACCACGTCATCGGTTTCATGCCGGAAACGCACATGCTGAAACCGTTTGCCGACCGCTACGCTTCCATGCGCGCCCTGCTCGACATCACCATGGCCTTCACGGTGCAACACGGCGAACAGATCAAGCAACTGCGCGCGCAAGCCAAGGCGGCGGGCCGCACGCAAGCCCAGTGGCCCATCCACTGGGCCATGAACGAAGAGCAGCCGTCGACCTTTCCCTTCAAGGGCTATGCGGCAACATACACGCCGAGTCTCCTGGGCGACTACCAGCGCCTGTCGTATGACCGCTCGCAGCCATGGGAACGCGATATCGCCTACTACAACCGCTTCGATGCGGACGTCACCGTGGCCGCGCCGAAAGCCTATGTCGTGCCCCAAGCGTGGCGCGAAGTCATCGAGCGCCTGCGCTGGAATGGCGTCGAAATGAGCCGCATCACCGCCGAACAGACGGTAACGGCGCGCTACTACCACATCACCAACGTCGGCACGCGCGCCACGGCCTACGAAGGCCACATGTTCCACGACACGGTGGAACTGGAAGCGCGCACGGGCCAGTTCACCGTGCAGGCGGGCGATTACGTCGTGTCCCTGGAGCAGGACAACGCGCGCTATGCCGTGGAAACCCTGGAACCCGAAGCGCACGACAGCTTTTTCCGCTGGGGCTTCTTCAACAGCGTGCTGGAAAAGAAAGAAGCGTTTTCCGATTACGTGTTCGAAGACATGGCGTCCGAATTGCTGCGCGACGAGCCGGCGCTGGCGGCCAAGTTTGCCGAATGGAAAGCGGCCAACCCGGCCTTGCTGAGCAATCAGGAAGCCGTGCTCGATTTCATTTTTGCGCACTGCCAGCGCTTTGCCGAGCCGGAATGGCGGCGTTACCCTGTGATCGCCCTGATGTAA